In Saccharicrinis fermentans DSM 9555 = JCM 21142, a genomic segment contains:
- a CDS encoding multidrug effflux MFS transporter, whose protein sequence is MLNIHKRKPLLLTVMLAALVTLSPFAIDSYLAAMPMMATFFGVHGSVIELTITLYFLGFALGNFLGGPLSDSFGRKPIAVLGVAIYGISALLIPLCDHIELILILRFTQAFGGGFATVTSNVFIRDWFTGKEVARFVTIISMMMMLAPLFAPVIGAFLIEHQGWQGVFYFMFAFSVLLWISFFILIPESREKALITKKVSVKQLFEKYKIFFSDKQSVIMLFAISFSMAGLYIFLTGASFIYIEFFGVETASFPFLFGANVVLNILLSLVNTMLLKKKKPGFLLGIGMLLQLMAGVTLFIVVRQSAPSFEWVFACIVVFVGSLGLIFGNGTAAILNINPHVSGSANATIGITRFVLSFIIGSIMALFRTDNLIPIGTAMFCCTFIGNILYVWARKYV, encoded by the coding sequence ATGCTGAATATTCATAAAAGAAAACCATTGTTGTTAACGGTCATGTTGGCTGCTTTGGTCACACTATCTCCTTTTGCCATTGATTCCTATCTTGCAGCAATGCCTATGATGGCTACATTCTTTGGTGTTCATGGTAGTGTAATTGAACTAACCATTACCTTATATTTTCTGGGGTTTGCCCTAGGTAACTTTTTGGGAGGCCCCTTGTCTGACTCCTTTGGGCGTAAACCTATAGCCGTTTTAGGGGTGGCTATTTATGGTATTTCTGCGTTGTTGATCCCTCTTTGTGACCACATAGAATTGATCTTAATCTTGCGTTTCACGCAGGCTTTTGGGGGAGGTTTTGCTACTGTGACCTCCAATGTGTTTATCCGCGACTGGTTTACTGGAAAAGAAGTGGCCCGTTTTGTTACTATCATTAGCATGATGATGATGTTAGCTCCTTTGTTTGCTCCTGTTATCGGTGCTTTTTTAATAGAGCATCAAGGTTGGCAAGGTGTTTTTTATTTTATGTTTGCTTTTTCTGTTTTGTTATGGATTAGTTTCTTTATCCTCATCCCTGAGTCTCGTGAAAAAGCTTTGATAACCAAGAAGGTTTCAGTGAAACAGTTGTTTGAGAAATATAAAATATTTTTTTCTGATAAACAATCTGTCATCATGTTATTTGCCATCAGTTTTTCAATGGCTGGCTTGTACATTTTTCTTACTGGTGCTTCTTTTATTTATATAGAGTTTTTCGGAGTCGAAACGGCTTCATTTCCATTCTTATTTGGAGCTAATGTGGTTCTGAACATTTTGCTGTCTTTGGTGAATACGATGCTCTTGAAAAAGAAGAAACCTGGATTTTTGTTAGGGATTGGTATGTTGCTCCAGCTGATGGCAGGAGTAACTTTGTTTATTGTGGTGAGACAGTCTGCTCCTTCATTTGAATGGGTCTTTGCCTGTATCGTTGTTTTTGTTGGAAGCCTGGGCTTAATATTTGGAAACGGAACAGCTGCGATACTAAATATTAATCCTCACGTAAGTGGCTCTGCCAATGCCACCATAGGTATTACTAGATTTGTCTTAAGTTTTATCATTGGAAGTATTATGGCTCTTTTCAGAACTGATAATCTGATTCCTATCGGAACGGCTATGTTTTGTTGTACTTTCATCGGTAATATTTTGTACGTATGGGCACGTAAGTACGTTTAA
- a CDS encoding Lcl C-terminal domain-containing protein, with translation MMKIKTMDRLGKIGLLFLGVFFVTACSFLKHKEKKDIITNKEAANYVQIATGQLSSYGVDGELMNGVKAGDALFGQDGYYLKGQVMSYRKNGDGTVSDLNSNLMWQEIPTEEGFDWQGAKDYCENLKLGGYDDWRLPSAKELFSITDFNAGWPYIDLNYFSLVDNVHIDKSEQYWSSNKYVGHTEEGGFNAAFGVNFATGHIKAYPAAAPSNRRQGKHRPGGTPPPPANETGRLKGTSSSNEQGPRNGTPPPPVANGRPQGNPMLKHVRAVRGDVYGLNNFVDNGDSTITDISSGLMWSKNDSEMGLNWPDALAYAENSDLAGYRDWRLPNIKELQGIVEYNYAPGAKDPKLDRPAINPVFHCSEIINENGDKDYPYFWSSTSARFQKGKPYYYAWYVSFGRAVNKNGLDFHGAGAVRFDTKHENGPAGEGGERFYNYVRLVRELHSK, from the coding sequence ATGATGAAAATAAAGACAATGGATAGACTTGGGAAAATAGGCTTATTATTTTTAGGTGTTTTTTTTGTGACAGCATGTAGCTTTTTGAAGCATAAAGAAAAGAAAGATATAATAACAAACAAAGAGGCTGCGAATTATGTGCAAATAGCTACAGGACAGTTATCTTCTTATGGAGTTGATGGAGAATTAATGAATGGAGTGAAAGCTGGTGATGCTCTGTTTGGGCAGGATGGCTATTATTTAAAGGGACAAGTAATGTCTTATAGAAAAAATGGGGATGGAACGGTTTCTGATTTAAATTCCAATCTTATGTGGCAAGAAATTCCTACTGAGGAAGGGTTTGATTGGCAAGGAGCCAAAGATTATTGTGAAAACTTGAAGCTTGGTGGCTATGATGACTGGAGATTGCCTAGCGCTAAAGAGTTATTTTCAATTACAGATTTTAATGCAGGTTGGCCCTATATTGATTTGAATTATTTTTCATTGGTTGATAATGTTCATATTGACAAAAGCGAGCAATATTGGTCGAGTAATAAATACGTAGGACATACAGAAGAAGGCGGATTTAATGCTGCTTTTGGTGTTAATTTTGCTACCGGGCACATTAAAGCATATCCAGCCGCTGCACCCAGTAATAGAAGACAAGGTAAACACCGGCCGGGAGGAACTCCGCCTCCTCCAGCAAATGAGACAGGGCGTCTTAAAGGAACATCTTCATCCAATGAGCAAGGACCTCGCAATGGAACACCTCCACCACCGGTTGCCAATGGAAGACCTCAGGGAAATCCAATGTTAAAACATGTACGGGCAGTTCGTGGAGATGTCTATGGACTCAATAACTTTGTTGATAATGGAGATAGTACAATTACGGATATTTCAAGTGGATTAATGTGGTCAAAAAATGATAGTGAAATGGGGTTAAACTGGCCAGATGCTTTAGCTTATGCCGAAAATTCAGATCTTGCGGGCTATAGGGATTGGCGATTACCTAACATAAAAGAATTGCAAGGAATAGTGGAGTATAACTATGCGCCAGGAGCAAAAGATCCCAAGCTGGATAGACCTGCCATTAATCCTGTATTCCATTGCTCTGAAATTATCAATGAGAATGGAGATAAAGATTATCCTTATTTTTGGTCAAGTACTTCAGCTAGGTTTCAAAAGGGAAAACCATATTATTATGCTTGGTATGTTTCCTTTGGGCGTGCTGTAAATAAAAATGGTTTAGATTTTCATGGAGCAGGTGCTGTGAGATTTGATACCAAACATGAGAATGGTCCGGCAGGTGAAGGGGGGGAGCGCTTTTATAATTATGTCCGTTTAGTTAGAGAATTGCATTCAAAATAA
- the ppk2 gene encoding polyphosphate kinase 2 produces the protein MKTKHSSTNIYNKKGHLTKKFYFKELEKVQLELVKLQEWIKFKGLKVVIIFEGRDAAGKGGTIKRITQRLNPRICKVVALPMPTEREKTQWYFQRYVQHLPAAGEMILFDRSWYNRAGVEKVMKFCSHEEYDEFLRSCPEFERMLIRSGIILIKYWFSVSDEEQESRFKERINKPLKRWKISPMDMASRTHWVDYSIAKDKMFQYTDTKQAPWFVVEGDDKRKARLNCISHLLSSIPYESISYKKLELPPLQDKVGYMRPPKDEQSYVPEFYDHSVKKK, from the coding sequence ATGAAAACCAAGCACAGTTCAACAAACATATATAATAAAAAGGGGCATCTAACTAAGAAATTTTATTTCAAGGAATTAGAAAAAGTTCAACTAGAATTGGTCAAACTTCAGGAATGGATAAAATTCAAGGGTCTTAAAGTTGTTATTATTTTTGAAGGCAGAGACGCAGCTGGCAAAGGAGGAACCATTAAGCGAATAACTCAACGTCTGAATCCTCGCATTTGCAAAGTGGTAGCATTACCAATGCCCACGGAGCGTGAAAAAACCCAATGGTACTTTCAACGCTATGTACAACATCTGCCTGCAGCTGGAGAAATGATTTTATTTGACAGAAGCTGGTATAACCGTGCCGGAGTAGAAAAGGTCATGAAATTTTGCAGCCATGAAGAATATGACGAATTTCTCAGGTCATGTCCCGAATTTGAACGTATGCTCATACGCTCTGGAATTATACTCATTAAATATTGGTTTTCGGTGAGTGATGAAGAACAAGAAAGCCGTTTTAAGGAACGTATTAATAAACCTTTAAAAAGGTGGAAGATAAGCCCCATGGACATGGCCTCACGTACCCATTGGGTTGATTATTCCATCGCAAAAGATAAAATGTTTCAATACACCGACACCAAACAAGCTCCCTGGTTCGTTGTGGAAGGAGACGACAAAAGAAAGGCCCGTTTAAACTGCATCTCCCACCTTTTATCATCAATACCGTATGAAAGTATTTCCTATAAAAAACTAGAACTACCACCCCTGCAAGATAAGGTTGGATATATGCGCCCACCCAAAGACGAACAAAGCTATGTTCCGGAATTTTATGACCATTCAGTAAAAAAGAAGTAA
- a CDS encoding peptidase U32 family protein — protein MREIELLAPGGDVDSIKAAIIAGADAIYCGLDKFNARNRAANINFDELNGVIRLAHSHQCQIFLTLNILILENEIPALVQLLNKLSHTNIDGIIVQDLGLLYILSSYFKTLRIHASTQMTTHNAGQLQFLAHMDVERANLCRELNLAEIKYLSTQAKKHNMQSEVFIHGSQCVSFSGICYMSSVMSGHSGNRGRCSQPCRDRYASTQTARQYPLNLKDNAGYHQIGALYNAGVDSLKIEGRMKKYDYIYTVVKTYKKQIENWQKHQELLHEKEMLYKVFNRDLSNGYLTNKISKEMFIDNPRDYSILRLKDQTAFNSTLTRQQNELYDEKENIKQLVKNKIQAYSIEKQPVRLQISGESGLPLRISVQTTDHSFEIHSTILLHHQGNEPLNEHMLLKRLKAINNSLYYISEINLDKLKGRLYLPFKELTSLKDQILYLLGVTKKNTTSVQLAPIDSINQITAPSLSVIISSQQDVSLISETDSPLYFKLPSMLRHQLQAYIDIFKEKSNLIPWFPTVLMEDEYTTAIEFIRKVQPKVMVTDNSGIAFFAYRNGIKWIAGPAMNIVNSYSLQCVKEKFNASGAFISNELSRVQIKGIHKPTDFKLYYSIYHPNLLMTSRQCFTQQTIGCPKKFVDSYCIDQCEKYSTITHSTGDTFFIEKTKGNYHRIYSHQHYLNTEIVDDKHQKFDSFFIDLSKVKTDTKIKCSNIELIQHFTQILKGDSEAKKLCHHDIHPTTNKQFKKGI, from the coding sequence ATGAGGGAAATTGAATTATTGGCACCCGGTGGAGATGTAGATAGTATTAAAGCAGCGATTATTGCTGGAGCAGATGCTATTTATTGCGGTTTAGATAAATTTAACGCTCGCAACAGAGCTGCCAACATTAATTTTGATGAATTAAATGGTGTTATCAGGTTGGCACATTCACATCAATGCCAAATATTTTTAACACTTAACATCCTTATTCTGGAAAATGAAATTCCAGCCTTAGTACAACTACTCAATAAACTCTCTCATACAAATATAGATGGAATTATCGTTCAAGATTTGGGCTTACTCTATATCCTCTCCTCCTACTTCAAAACACTACGCATTCATGCATCCACGCAAATGACCACCCATAATGCAGGTCAACTTCAATTTTTGGCTCATATGGATGTAGAAAGGGCTAATTTATGCAGAGAGTTGAACCTGGCTGAAATTAAATATCTAAGCACCCAGGCAAAAAAACACAACATGCAAAGTGAAGTTTTCATACACGGTTCACAATGCGTTTCATTTTCAGGCATCTGTTATATGAGTTCAGTTATGAGCGGTCATTCAGGTAACAGAGGCAGATGCAGTCAACCTTGCAGAGACCGGTACGCAAGCACACAAACAGCAAGACAATATCCTTTAAACTTAAAGGACAATGCTGGCTATCATCAAATAGGTGCACTTTACAATGCCGGCGTAGACTCCCTCAAAATAGAAGGGCGAATGAAAAAGTACGATTATATTTATACTGTGGTCAAAACCTATAAAAAACAAATAGAGAATTGGCAAAAACACCAAGAACTACTTCATGAAAAAGAGATGCTGTACAAGGTTTTTAACCGCGATTTGTCCAACGGCTACCTCACAAATAAAATATCAAAAGAGATGTTCATTGATAATCCCAGAGACTATTCTATCCTACGCCTAAAGGATCAAACTGCCTTTAACAGCACGTTAACAAGGCAGCAAAATGAACTATATGATGAAAAAGAAAATATAAAGCAGCTTGTTAAAAACAAGATTCAAGCATATAGTATAGAAAAACAACCGGTGCGACTCCAAATATCCGGTGAAAGTGGATTACCCTTAAGAATATCCGTACAAACAACTGATCACTCCTTTGAAATACACTCAACTATTTTGCTTCACCATCAAGGTAACGAGCCACTAAACGAGCACATGCTTCTCAAACGTTTAAAAGCCATCAACAACAGTCTGTATTATATCTCAGAAATTAATTTGGATAAGCTTAAAGGAAGACTATATCTACCCTTTAAAGAATTAACTTCTCTCAAGGACCAAATTCTTTATTTACTCGGTGTCACAAAGAAAAATACAACATCAGTTCAGTTAGCACCCATCGATAGCATAAACCAAATTACAGCGCCATCTCTATCAGTTATCATATCTTCCCAGCAAGATGTTTCTCTTATTTCAGAGACCGACAGCCCACTTTATTTTAAGCTTCCCAGCATGCTAAGGCACCAACTACAAGCGTATATCGACATCTTTAAAGAAAAAAGCAATCTTATCCCTTGGTTTCCTACGGTATTAATGGAAGATGAATATACCACCGCCATTGAATTCATAAGAAAGGTACAGCCCAAAGTCATGGTCACTGACAACAGTGGCATAGCCTTTTTTGCCTATAGAAATGGCATCAAATGGATTGCAGGACCAGCCATGAATATTGTAAATTCCTATAGTCTGCAATGTGTAAAAGAAAAATTCAATGCCTCAGGTGCCTTCATCTCAAACGAATTAAGCCGTGTACAAATCAAAGGCATTCACAAACCAACTGATTTTAAACTCTACTACAGTATTTACCATCCCAATTTATTAATGACATCCCGACAATGTTTTACACAACAGACCATAGGATGTCCTAAAAAATTTGTAGATAGCTATTGCATTGATCAATGCGAAAAATATTCTACCATCACCCATTCCACCGGAGATACTTTTTTCATTGAAAAAACCAAAGGAAACTATCACCGTATCTATAGCCATCAACACTATCTGAACACAGAAATAGTGGATGATAAGCATCAAAAATTTGATTCATTTTTCATTGATTTAAGTAAGGTCAAAACAGATACAAAAATAAAATGCAGCAATATTGAGCTCATACAACACTTTACGCAAATTCTAAAGGGAGACAGTGAGGCGAAAAAATTATGTCATCATGATATTCACCCCACAACAAATAAACAATTTAAAAAAGGAATTTAA
- a CDS encoding TolC family protein: MNNIFKLFVPILFVVFMVPVHGQEQLFSLDDCISYALENNTMIGRAENDVLSQYSQLEQRKAERGPNLILSANESVSSNNTYDSSTAGWNRETNNNMNVSLSSNIVLYNGAKIRNAILQGKMNVSAAETEVKTEKELLSLDILANYITVLQAKEQMKNTQSQLESTAKELEEATIRREAGVMSPADYLNIKSQHSADKAALVSSQSTLRIALVTLMQTMNMPVSSSFDIMVPNEQSFVKMSMETDPAVVYNVALGIQPGIKTAELDLESAEMDIQLAKVDALPYLSLNGGVQSNYYSGSDLGFNEQLSNQLTPTIGLSLSIPIYQRKEVKNKVKQAFISRDNYRFNLVDTKNDLRKSIEQACTDAQTANSAYLSYKEQYLAEQESFKLAEEMFSQGMLSSVDYLTSKNNLIEAENNLTKAKYEMVLQKEIIEYYMGKAIAF; the protein is encoded by the coding sequence ATGAATAACATATTTAAATTATTCGTGCCCATCTTATTTGTAGTATTTATGGTACCAGTTCATGGGCAGGAACAACTATTTTCGCTGGACGATTGTATCAGTTATGCACTTGAAAACAATACCATGATTGGGAGGGCCGAAAATGACGTGCTCAGTCAATATTCTCAATTGGAGCAAAGAAAGGCAGAACGTGGTCCTAATTTGATCTTGTCGGCCAATGAATCAGTAAGTTCCAATAATACCTATGACAGTAGCACTGCTGGCTGGAACAGGGAAACCAATAATAATATGAATGTTTCTTTAAGTTCTAATATTGTATTATATAATGGAGCGAAAATACGAAATGCGATACTTCAGGGAAAGATGAATGTTTCGGCAGCGGAAACGGAAGTGAAGACCGAAAAGGAGTTGTTGAGTCTGGACATCCTAGCTAACTACATCACTGTTTTGCAAGCCAAGGAACAGATGAAGAATACCCAGTCACAGTTGGAGTCTACAGCAAAGGAATTAGAAGAGGCTACCATTAGACGGGAGGCTGGGGTTATGTCACCAGCGGATTATCTAAATATTAAATCGCAGCATTCTGCAGATAAGGCCGCTTTGGTATCTTCACAGAGTACATTACGAATTGCGTTGGTTACCTTAATGCAAACAATGAACATGCCAGTGAGTTCTTCATTTGACATTATGGTGCCCAATGAACAATCCTTTGTGAAAATGAGTATGGAAACAGATCCTGCTGTTGTGTATAATGTGGCTTTAGGAATACAGCCGGGTATTAAAACAGCTGAGCTGGATTTGGAGAGCGCAGAAATGGATATTCAACTGGCAAAGGTAGATGCGCTTCCTTATCTATCTTTAAATGGGGGTGTGCAAAGTAATTATTATAGTGGATCTGATCTTGGTTTCAATGAACAACTATCTAATCAGTTGACACCTACTATTGGATTGTCTTTGTCTATACCTATATATCAACGTAAAGAAGTGAAAAATAAAGTAAAGCAAGCTTTTATTTCGCGAGATAATTATCGCTTTAACCTGGTGGACACAAAAAATGATTTGCGTAAATCCATAGAACAGGCTTGTACTGATGCACAAACTGCCAATAGTGCTTACTTGTCCTATAAAGAACAATATCTAGCTGAGCAAGAATCTTTTAAATTGGCCGAAGAGATGTTTTCTCAGGGAATGTTAAGTTCTGTGGATTATTTGACTTCAAAAAATAATTTAATAGAAGCCGAAAATAACCTAACAAAGGCAAAGTACGAAATGGTTTTGCAAAAAGAAATTATAGAATATTATATGGGTAAGGCCATTGCTTTTTAA
- a CDS encoding efflux RND transporter periplasmic adaptor subunit — MKRKKIMIYALVSCIAIAAVLIYSFVGKGKSGYAFETATVERGSINNSITATGTLEATNTVVVGTQVSGVIEKLYVDFNSIVTKGQLIAELDKSTLKSSLENAVADFNRSQAEYEYQKSNLERMKILYDKGVLSDSDYDLAVYNYKTSEANLSSSKANVEKAKRNLGYANIYAPIDGVVLNRAVEEGQTVAASMSTPELYTITNDLSEMQVEADVDEADIGMVKVGQHVDFTVDAFPDDTFTGKISEIRLQPNESSNVITYTVIVIVANPDKKLKPGMTASITAYVEEANDVLLVTGKALRFTPEREMMMAYFKSLPEDQRPARRGQRPNGSQGNRAGKETLDSGSRMGQQEDDSKKTVWVKDGNMIKPIHIETGINDGNTVEIVSGLNEGDKVVVAMREGVEEETQENAQADSSEGQSSSPFLPSRQGKGGRPPR, encoded by the coding sequence ATGAAACGGAAAAAAATAATGATTTATGCATTGGTCTCCTGTATAGCGATAGCGGCCGTGCTGATTTATTCCTTCGTAGGAAAAGGCAAATCGGGTTATGCTTTTGAGACCGCTACAGTGGAGCGTGGTTCAATTAATAATTCGATTACGGCTACGGGAACCTTGGAAGCAACCAACACCGTGGTGGTCGGGACGCAAGTGTCAGGCGTGATTGAAAAGTTATATGTAGATTTTAACTCCATTGTAACAAAAGGACAATTAATTGCAGAACTGGATAAATCAACCTTAAAGTCGTCCTTAGAGAATGCGGTGGCAGATTTTAATAGGTCACAGGCTGAATATGAGTATCAGAAAAGTAACCTAGAGAGAATGAAAATCTTGTATGATAAGGGTGTGTTGTCGGACAGTGATTATGATTTGGCAGTATATAACTATAAAACCAGTGAGGCGAATTTAAGCTCCTCCAAAGCCAACGTAGAAAAAGCCAAACGTAATTTGGGTTATGCTAATATTTATGCGCCTATAGATGGTGTGGTGTTAAACCGTGCTGTGGAGGAAGGACAAACTGTGGCTGCCAGTATGAGTACGCCAGAGTTATATACGATTACCAATGACCTAAGTGAAATGCAGGTGGAGGCTGATGTAGATGAGGCAGATATAGGTATGGTGAAGGTAGGACAACATGTTGATTTTACTGTGGATGCTTTTCCGGATGACACTTTTACCGGAAAGATATCGGAAATCAGATTACAACCTAATGAATCATCCAATGTAATAACTTATACAGTGATCGTTATTGTGGCTAACCCTGATAAAAAATTGAAGCCGGGTATGACGGCTAGTATAACGGCTTATGTGGAAGAGGCCAACGATGTGTTGTTGGTAACCGGTAAGGCATTGCGTTTTACACCGGAGAGGGAAATGATGATGGCCTACTTTAAGTCACTTCCTGAGGATCAGCGTCCTGCACGTCGTGGTCAAAGACCCAATGGGAGCCAAGGAAATAGAGCTGGTAAGGAAACGTTAGATTCTGGTTCTAGGATGGGGCAACAAGAGGATGATTCGAAAAAAACAGTGTGGGTGAAAGATGGTAATATGATTAAACCCATTCATATAGAAACAGGTATTAATGATGGCAACACTGTGGAGATTGTCTCCGGCCTTAATGAGGGAGATAAGGTTGTTGTTGCCATGCGTGAAGGCGTTGAAGAGGAAACCCAAGAGAATGCTCAAGCGGATAGTAGTGAAGGGCAATCGTCGAGTCCTTTTCTACCATCACGTCAGGGCAAAGGTGGGCGTCCTCCAAGGTAG
- a CDS encoding ABC transporter ATP-binding protein, translating into MSDNKIIEIKDLHKNYQVGDETVKALRGVDLLITKGEFVAIMGTSGSGKSTLLNILGCLDKASQGDYWLDGINVKTLKRNQLAEIRSTKLGFVFQSYNLLPRTTALENVELPLLYNPQINSKLRREKAEAALEAVGLKDRMKHLSNQMSGGQQQRVAIARSIVNDPVIILADEATGNLDTRTSFEIMALFQELNQKGITIGFVTHEPDIAAFTKRNILFRDGRLIKDFRTENPLSAQKAIEALKNDDYILNQV; encoded by the coding sequence ATGAGCGATAATAAAATCATAGAAATAAAAGATCTCCATAAGAATTATCAAGTGGGAGATGAGACTGTTAAGGCGCTTAGAGGGGTGGACTTATTGATTACCAAAGGTGAGTTTGTGGCCATAATGGGAACCAGTGGATCGGGAAAATCTACCTTGCTTAATATATTGGGGTGTCTCGACAAGGCTTCACAGGGTGATTATTGGCTCGATGGGATCAATGTAAAAACCCTAAAAAGAAATCAACTGGCAGAGATAAGGAGTACCAAGCTGGGCTTTGTTTTTCAATCTTATAACTTATTGCCCCGAACAACCGCTTTGGAAAATGTGGAGCTGCCGCTGTTGTATAACCCTCAAATTAATAGCAAGTTAAGAAGGGAAAAGGCAGAGGCTGCCTTGGAGGCTGTAGGTCTGAAAGATAGAATGAAACATTTGTCTAATCAGATGTCTGGTGGCCAACAACAACGGGTGGCTATCGCACGATCGATCGTGAATGACCCTGTGATTATATTGGCCGATGAGGCTACAGGTAACTTGGATACTCGTACGTCATTTGAAATTATGGCTTTGTTTCAAGAGTTGAATCAAAAGGGTATCACCATTGGCTTTGTAACACATGAGCCGGATATTGCTGCTTTTACAAAAAGGAATATATTGTTTAGAGATGGGCGTCTTATAAAGGATTTTAGAACAGAGAATCCACTGAGTGCTCAAAAGGCCATTGAGGCCTTGAAAAATGATGATTATATATTGAACCAAGTGTAG
- a CDS encoding ABC transporter permease — MKFVNLFKIAIAAIKRNKMRSFLTMLGIVIGVGAVITMLAIGQGSNESIKSSIASMGTNLINVMPASRNKGGVQQGRTSSQTLKEKDVAYLKKNSTLLEAVSPGMKGSGQVVYGSNNWPTEISGGNEEYAQIKKYEISTGRFYNSQEIKTAAKVCVLGQTVVENVFGVGVDPIGESIRFDNIPFKVIGTFKEKGNNTFGQDQDDMILAPYSTIMKRITRETHLRDIVISAKDENQIDEASSEIETLLRESHKLKDAEDNDFEIRTQDELISNFGSISEMMLVLLGSISAISLVVGGIGIMNIMYVSVTERTREIGLRLAIGGKGKDILMQFLLEAILLSVLGGIIGVILGYVASNAVESILNWPVLVTSDSVVLSFLVCSFIGVFFGWYPARKASALDPIVALRHE; from the coding sequence ATGAAATTTGTAAATCTTTTTAAAATAGCCATTGCAGCTATTAAGAGAAATAAAATGAGATCTTTTCTGACTATGTTGGGTATTGTCATTGGGGTAGGAGCCGTGATTACCATGTTGGCTATTGGTCAAGGGTCCAATGAAAGTATTAAATCAAGTATTGCTTCCATGGGAACCAACCTGATAAATGTGATGCCGGCCAGTAGAAACAAAGGTGGAGTGCAGCAAGGACGAACATCGTCACAAACCTTGAAAGAGAAGGATGTGGCTTATTTGAAGAAAAATAGTACTCTCCTGGAGGCTGTGTCTCCAGGAATGAAAGGTTCTGGTCAGGTAGTATATGGATCAAATAATTGGCCAACGGAGATAAGTGGTGGCAATGAAGAATATGCCCAGATAAAAAAATATGAGATTAGCACAGGACGGTTTTATAACAGTCAGGAAATAAAGACAGCTGCTAAGGTATGTGTGTTAGGGCAAACGGTGGTGGAGAATGTTTTTGGTGTGGGGGTGGATCCCATTGGAGAGAGTATTCGGTTTGATAATATTCCCTTTAAAGTAATTGGAACTTTTAAGGAGAAAGGAAATAATACATTCGGCCAGGATCAGGACGATATGATTTTGGCTCCTTATTCGACGATCATGAAAAGAATTACCCGTGAAACCCACTTGCGTGATATTGTGATATCGGCTAAGGATGAAAATCAAATTGATGAAGCAAGTTCTGAGATAGAAACCTTATTGCGTGAATCGCATAAGCTGAAAGATGCAGAGGATAATGATTTTGAAATTCGTACGCAAGATGAATTGATTAGTAATTTTGGTTCTATTTCTGAAATGATGTTGGTTCTATTGGGCTCTATATCAGCTATCTCATTAGTGGTGGGAGGAATTGGGATTATGAATATTATGTATGTGTCGGTTACAGAGCGTACTCGGGAAATAGGCTTGCGTTTGGCCATAGGAGGTAAAGGAAAGGATATATTGATGCAATTCTTATTGGAAGCTATCTTATTGAGTGTGTTGGGGGGGATTATTGGTGTAATACTGGGATATGTGGCTTCCAACGCAGTAGAAAGTATTTTGAATTGGCCCGTATTGGTTACTTCTGACTCGGTGGTATTATCTTTTTTGGTATGTTCCTTTATTGGTGTGTTTTTTGGATGGTATCCTGCGCGTAAAGCTTCGGCTTTGGATCCAATAGTGGCCTTGCGTCATGAGTAA